From a single Athene noctua chromosome 2, bAthNoc1.hap1.1, whole genome shotgun sequence genomic region:
- the ABCB8 gene encoding mitochondrial potassium channel ATP-binding subunit isoform X2: MLLPLLRGLGARSGLRSVPAALRPPPAPGRSFRYGGGRLGLAGPPRPPPALRCLLLAGPAVGCVALGLLGTAARCQEVTVPAVPTVPVSPDPAQPQPEPTFDWPLFWTFLRPQLLALSAAVALALGAALLNVRIPVLLGQLVNVVARCARGHITGYLREARSPALRLLAVYCVQGLLTFGYIALLARVGEQVAGSMRKALFVSLLRQDVAFFDANRTGQLVNRLTADIQEFKSSFKLAISQVRPDAGDTEPLCGPQHPPLPTFSPLQGLRSSTQTLGCFVSLYLLSPKLTGLLLVVLPVLVGTGALIGSVLRSFSRRAQEQVAKATGVADEVLGNVRTVRAFAMEDPQAGLYCAEVDRASRLNERLGLGIAAFQGLSNLALNGIVLGTIFVGGSLMAGDELSPGDLMSFLVASQTVQRSMANISILLGQVVRGLSAGARVFELLTLEPSVALRGGGSIPSHSLLGRICFNHVSFSYPTRPGYLVLRDFSLTLPPCKTVAIVGPSGGGKSTVAALLERFYEPTQGTITLDGHDISSLDPSWLRGQVIGFISQEPVLFGTTIMENIRFGKPGASDAEVYAAAQLANADGFIRSFPEGYDTVVGERGVTLSGGQKQRVAIARALLKDPPVLILDEATSALDAQSEKVVQEALDRAVTGRTVLLIAHRLSTIRGADLIVVLAQGRVAEAGTHEELVRRGGLYAELIRRQTKDRS, encoded by the exons atgctgctgccgctgctgcggGGGCTCGGCGCCCGGTCTGGGCTCCGCTCGGTCCCCGCTGCCctgcggccgccccccgccccggggcgcaG TTTCAGGTATGGGGGGGGACGCCTGGGCCTCGCCggcccccctcgccccccaccagccctgcgctgcctgctcctggccgGCCCGGCCGTGGGCTGCGTGGCGCTGGGCTTGCTGGGCACGGCCGCACGTTGCCAGGAGGTCACTGTCCCCGCCGTCCCCACCGTCCCCGTATCCCCCGACCCCGCGCAGCCCCAGCCGGAGCCCACCTTCGACTGGCCGCTGTTTTGGACCTTCCTGCGCCCCCAGCTCCTGGCCCTGTCGGCGGCCGTGGCG CTGGCGCTGGGCGCAGCCCTGCTCAATGTCCGCATCCCGGTGCTGCTGGGGCAACTGGTCAATGTGGTGGCCCGCTGCGCCCGCGGCCACATTACCGGCTACTTGCGGGAGGCCCGGAGCCCAGCCCTGCGCCTGCTCGCCGTCTATTGTGTTCAG GGGCTGCTGACCTTCGGGTACATCGCGCTGCTGGCGCGGGTCGGGGAGCAGGTTGCGGGCAGCATGCGCAAGGCGCTCTTCGTCTCCCTGCTCCG GCAGGATGTGGCGTTCTTTGACGCCAACCGGACGGGGCAGCTGGTGAACCGGCTGACGGCCGACATCCAGGAGTTCAAGTCCTCCTTCAAGCTGGCCATCTCACAGGTGAGGCCCGATGCCGGCGACACCGAACCCCTCTgtggcccccagcacccacccctgcccACTTTTTCCCCCCTACAGGGCCTGCGCAGCAGCACCCAGACACTGGGCTGCTTCGTCTCGCTCTACCTGCTCTCGCCCAAGCTGACCGGGCTCCTGCTCGTGGTGCTGCCGGTGCTGGTGGGCACCGGGGCCCTCATCGGCAGCGTCCTCCGCAGCTTCTCCCGCCGGGCGCAGGAGCAG GTGGCCAAGGCCACTGGGGTGGCGGACGAGGTGCTGGGAAACGTCCGGACTGTGCGCGCCTTCGCCATGGAGGACCCCCAGGCAGG GCTTTACTGCGCTGAGGTGGACCGCGCCAGCCGGCTGAATGAGCGGCTGGGGCTGGGCATCGCCGCCTTCCAGGGGCTCTCCAACCTGGCGCTCAACG GCATCGTCCTGGGAACCATCTTCGTGGGGGGCTCCCTGATGGCAGGGGATGAGCTCTCACCCGGTGACCTCATGTCCTTCTTGGTGGCCTCGCAGACGGTGCAGAG GTCCATGGCCAACATCTCCATCCTGCTTGGGCAG GTGGTGCGAGGTCTCAGCGCCGGCGCCCGTGTCTTCGAGTTGCTGACGCTGGAGCCCAGCGTGGCACTGCGTGGGGGGGGCTCCATCCCCAGCCACTCCCTGCTCGGCCGCATCTGCTTCAACCATGTCTCCTTCAG ctACCCCACCCGCCCTGGGTACCTGGTCCTGCGGGACTTCAGCCTCACCCTGCCCCCCTGCAAGACAGTGGCCATCGTGGGACCGTCTGGAGGAG GGAAGTCGACAGTGGCAGCACTGCTGGAGCGGTTCTATGAGCCCACGCAGGGCACTATCACCTTGGACGGCCACGACATCTCCTCCTTGGACCCCTCCTGGCTGCGCGGGCAGGTCATCGGCTTCATCAGCCAG GAGCCGGTGCTCTTCGGAACGACCATCATGGAGAACATCCGCTTCGGGAAGCCGGGAGCCTCCGACGCGGAGGTGTACGCGGCAGCGCAACTTGCCAACGCCGACGGTTTCATCCGCAGCTTCCCCGAGGGCTACGACACCGTTGTGG GTGAGCGCGGTGTGACGCTTTCGGGGGGTCAGAAGCAGCGCGTGGCCATTGCCCGGGCCCTGTTGAAGGACCCCCCCGTCCTGATCCTGGATGAGGCCACGAGCGCGCTGGACGCCCAGTCGGAGAAGGTGGTGCAGGAGGCGCTGGACCGCGCCGTCACGGGCCGCACCGTCCTGCTCATCGCCCACCGCCTCAGCACCATCCGGGGCGCAGACCTCATCGTGGTGCTGGCGCAGGGCCGGGTGGCCGAG GCAGGGACCCACGAGGAGCTGGTGCGACGGGGGGGGCTCTACGCCGAGCTCATCCGCCGGCAGACCAAGGACCGATCCTGA
- the ABCB8 gene encoding mitochondrial potassium channel ATP-binding subunit isoform X1 has translation MREYASTSGQRGWDSKCWYGGAGGRAEGAGGWLSAGGCPGAGGGRGARVSPAPGQPRAARGGWPCLGADSPRQPPLPVSLGFRHPALTQLPSFRYGGGRLGLAGPPRPPPALRCLLLAGPAVGCVALGLLGTAARCQEVTVPAVPTVPVSPDPAQPQPEPTFDWPLFWTFLRPQLLALSAAVALALGAALLNVRIPVLLGQLVNVVARCARGHITGYLREARSPALRLLAVYCVQGLLTFGYIALLARVGEQVAGSMRKALFVSLLRQDVAFFDANRTGQLVNRLTADIQEFKSSFKLAISQGLRSSTQTLGCFVSLYLLSPKLTGLLLVVLPVLVGTGALIGSVLRSFSRRAQEQVAKATGVADEVLGNVRTVRAFAMEDPQAGLYCAEVDRASRLNERLGLGIAAFQGLSNLALNGIVLGTIFVGGSLMAGDELSPGDLMSFLVASQTVQRSMANISILLGQVVRGLSAGARVFELLTLEPSVALRGGGSIPSHSLLGRICFNHVSFSYPTRPGYLVLRDFSLTLPPCKTVAIVGPSGGGKSTVAALLERFYEPTQGTITLDGHDISSLDPSWLRGQVIGFISQEPVLFGTTIMENIRFGKPGASDAEVYAAAQLANADGFIRSFPEGYDTVVGERGVTLSGGQKQRVAIARALLKDPPVLILDEATSALDAQSEKVVQEALDRAVTGRTVLLIAHRLSTIRGADLIVVLAQGRVAEAGTHEELVRRGGLYAELIRRQTKDRS, from the exons ATGCGGGAGTATGCGAGCACCtcggggcagcggggctgggatTCCAAATGCTGgtatgggggggctggggggagggcggagggggctgggggctggctcTCAGCTGGGGGGTGtccgggagccgggggggggaggggggcgagAGTGTCCCCAGCGCCGGGACAGCCCAGGGCGGCACGGGGAGGCTGGCCGTGCCTCGGGGCGGACAGCCCTcgccagccccccctccccgtgtccctggGGTTCAGACACCCCGCACTCACCCAACTCCCCAGTTTCAGGTATGGGGGGGGACGCCTGGGCCTCGCCggcccccctcgccccccaccagccctgcgctgcctgctcctggccgGCCCGGCCGTGGGCTGCGTGGCGCTGGGCTTGCTGGGCACGGCCGCACGTTGCCAGGAGGTCACTGTCCCCGCCGTCCCCACCGTCCCCGTATCCCCCGACCCCGCGCAGCCCCAGCCGGAGCCCACCTTCGACTGGCCGCTGTTTTGGACCTTCCTGCGCCCCCAGCTCCTGGCCCTGTCGGCGGCCGTGGCG CTGGCGCTGGGCGCAGCCCTGCTCAATGTCCGCATCCCGGTGCTGCTGGGGCAACTGGTCAATGTGGTGGCCCGCTGCGCCCGCGGCCACATTACCGGCTACTTGCGGGAGGCCCGGAGCCCAGCCCTGCGCCTGCTCGCCGTCTATTGTGTTCAG GGGCTGCTGACCTTCGGGTACATCGCGCTGCTGGCGCGGGTCGGGGAGCAGGTTGCGGGCAGCATGCGCAAGGCGCTCTTCGTCTCCCTGCTCCG GCAGGATGTGGCGTTCTTTGACGCCAACCGGACGGGGCAGCTGGTGAACCGGCTGACGGCCGACATCCAGGAGTTCAAGTCCTCCTTCAAGCTGGCCATCTCACAG GGCCTGCGCAGCAGCACCCAGACACTGGGCTGCTTCGTCTCGCTCTACCTGCTCTCGCCCAAGCTGACCGGGCTCCTGCTCGTGGTGCTGCCGGTGCTGGTGGGCACCGGGGCCCTCATCGGCAGCGTCCTCCGCAGCTTCTCCCGCCGGGCGCAGGAGCAG GTGGCCAAGGCCACTGGGGTGGCGGACGAGGTGCTGGGAAACGTCCGGACTGTGCGCGCCTTCGCCATGGAGGACCCCCAGGCAGG GCTTTACTGCGCTGAGGTGGACCGCGCCAGCCGGCTGAATGAGCGGCTGGGGCTGGGCATCGCCGCCTTCCAGGGGCTCTCCAACCTGGCGCTCAACG GCATCGTCCTGGGAACCATCTTCGTGGGGGGCTCCCTGATGGCAGGGGATGAGCTCTCACCCGGTGACCTCATGTCCTTCTTGGTGGCCTCGCAGACGGTGCAGAG GTCCATGGCCAACATCTCCATCCTGCTTGGGCAG GTGGTGCGAGGTCTCAGCGCCGGCGCCCGTGTCTTCGAGTTGCTGACGCTGGAGCCCAGCGTGGCACTGCGTGGGGGGGGCTCCATCCCCAGCCACTCCCTGCTCGGCCGCATCTGCTTCAACCATGTCTCCTTCAG ctACCCCACCCGCCCTGGGTACCTGGTCCTGCGGGACTTCAGCCTCACCCTGCCCCCCTGCAAGACAGTGGCCATCGTGGGACCGTCTGGAGGAG GGAAGTCGACAGTGGCAGCACTGCTGGAGCGGTTCTATGAGCCCACGCAGGGCACTATCACCTTGGACGGCCACGACATCTCCTCCTTGGACCCCTCCTGGCTGCGCGGGCAGGTCATCGGCTTCATCAGCCAG GAGCCGGTGCTCTTCGGAACGACCATCATGGAGAACATCCGCTTCGGGAAGCCGGGAGCCTCCGACGCGGAGGTGTACGCGGCAGCGCAACTTGCCAACGCCGACGGTTTCATCCGCAGCTTCCCCGAGGGCTACGACACCGTTGTGG GTGAGCGCGGTGTGACGCTTTCGGGGGGTCAGAAGCAGCGCGTGGCCATTGCCCGGGCCCTGTTGAAGGACCCCCCCGTCCTGATCCTGGATGAGGCCACGAGCGCGCTGGACGCCCAGTCGGAGAAGGTGGTGCAGGAGGCGCTGGACCGCGCCGTCACGGGCCGCACCGTCCTGCTCATCGCCCACCGCCTCAGCACCATCCGGGGCGCAGACCTCATCGTGGTGCTGGCGCAGGGCCGGGTGGCCGAG GCAGGGACCCACGAGGAGCTGGTGCGACGGGGGGGGCTCTACGCCGAGCTCATCCGCCGGCAGACCAAGGACCGATCCTGA
- the ASIC3 gene encoding acid-sensing ion channel 3: protein MRAGSEGSGEGEGLSSLRAFAHSSSLHGISHVFAYGAVSLRRVLWGAFFLGSLGLLLLVCAERVAYFLTYPHVTKLDEVAAHNLTFPAITICNLNEFRFSKITRNDMYHVGELLALLNDRYEISNPQLAEPHVLAALRDKANFKNFKAKPFSMAEFYNRTGHDLADMLLQCSFRGANCTARNFTVIFTRLGKCYTFNSGGPGREVLTTLQGGAGNGLELMLNVQQEEYLPVWGDTDETSYEAGVKVQIHSQEEPPFIDQLGFGVAPGFQTFVSCQQQRLVYLPPPWGDCKATPIESDFFTNYSITACRLDCETRYLAENCNCRMVHMPGNANVCTPEQYKECADPALDFLVKKDSEYCACRTPCAMVRYGKELSMVKIPSKASARYLAKKFNKTEQYIADNVLVLDIFFEALNYEMIEQKKAYEVAGLLGDIGGQMGLFIGASLLTILEIFDYLYEVFRDKLLSFYKEKKRTPRSDSSTLEHPEVPGSPAVPLPPGARAPVPPCAATRTVSASPRTCYLVTRL, encoded by the exons ATGAGGGCGGGCTCGGAGGGCAGTGGGGAGGGCGAGGGGCTCTCCAGCCTGCGGGCCTTCGCCCACAGCTCCTCGCTCCACGGCATCAGCCACGTCTTCGCCTACGGGGCCGTGTCGCTGCGCCGCGTGCTGTGGGGAGCCTTTTTCCTGGGCtcgctggggctgctgctgctggtctgcGCCGAGCGCGTCGCCTACTTCCTCACCTACCCCCACGTCACCAAGCTGGACGAGGTGGCTGCCCACAACCTCACCTTCCCGGCCATCACCATCTGCAACCTCAACGAGTTCCGCTTCTCCAAGATCACCCGCAACGACATGTACCACGTGGGCGAGCTGCTGGCGCTGCTCAACGACCGCTACGAGATCAGCAACCCGCAGCTGGCCGAGCCCCACGTCCTGGCCGCCCTGCGCGACAAGGCCAACTTCAAAAACTTCAAGGCGAAGCCCTTCAGCATGGCCGAGTTCTACAACCGCACCGGCCACGACCTGGCCGACatgctcctgcagtgctcctTCCGCGGCGCCAACTGCACCGCCCGCAACTTCACCGTG ATCTTCACCCGCCTTGGCAAGTGCTACACCTTCAATTCaggggggccgggccgggaggtGCTGACCACGCTGCAGGGCGGCGCGGGGAACGGCCTGGAGCTGATGCTCAATGTCCAGCAAGAGGAATACCTTCCTGTCTGGGGGGACACTG ATGAGACCTCCTACGAGGCGGGGGTGAAGGTGCAGATCCACAGCCAGGAGGAGCCCCCCTTCATCGACCAGCTGGGCTTCGGCGTGGCGCCCGGCTTCCAGACCTTCGTGTCCTGCCAGCAGCAGCGG CTGGTGTACCTGCCCCCACCTTGGGGGGACTGCAAGGCCACCCCCATCGAGTCCGACTTCTTCACCAACTACAGCATCACCGCCTGCCGCCTGGACTGCGAGACCCGCTACCTGGCCGAGAACTGCAACTGCCGCATGGTGCACATGCCGG GCAACGCCAACGTCTGCACCCCGGAGCAGTACAAAGAGTGCGCTGACCCCGCGCTGG ACTTCCTGGTGAAGAAGGACAGCGAGTACTGCGCCTGCCGCACTCCCTGCGCCATGGTGCGCTATGGCAAAGAGCTTTCCATGGTGAAGATCCCCAGCAAGGCCTCCGCCAGGTACCTGGCCAAGAAGTTCAACAAGACAGAGCAGTACATCGC GGACAACGTGCTGGTCCTGGACATCTTCTTTGAGGCCCTGAACTACGAGATGATCGAGCAGAAGAAGGCATACGAGGTGGCGGGGCTGCTGG GTGACATCGGGGGGCAGATGGGGCTCTTCATCGGCGCCAGCCTCCTCACCATCCTGGAGATATTTGACTATCTGTACGAG GTATTTCGGGACAAACTCCTCAGCTTCTACAAGGAGAAGAAGAGGACCCCCAGGAGCGACAGCAGCACCCTG GAGCATCCAGAGGTCCCGGGGAGCCCCGCTGTCCCCCTCCCGCCGGGGGCCAG AGCACCCGTCCCCCCCTGCGCTGCCACACGGACAGTCTCAGCTTCGCCCCGAACGTGCTACCTCGTCACCCGGCTCTAG
- the CDK5 gene encoding cyclin-dependent kinase 5 isoform X1, whose product MQKYEKLEKIGEGTYGTVFKAKNRETHEIVALKRVRLDDDDEGVPSSALREICLLKELKHKNIVRLHDVLHSDKKLTLVFEFCDQDLKKYFDSCNGDLDPEIVKSFMYQLLKGLAFCHSRNVLHRDLKPQNLLINRNGELKLADFGLARAFGIPVRCYSAEVVTLWYRPPDVLFGAKLYSTSIDMWSAGCIFAELANAGRPLFPGNDVDDQLKRIFRLLGTPTEEQWPAMAKLPDYKPYPMYPATTSLVNVVPKLNATGRDLLQNLLKCNPVQRISAEEALQHPYFTDFCPP is encoded by the exons AGAACCGGGAGACGCACGAGATCGTGGCGCTGAAGCGGGTGCGGCTGGACGATGATGACGAG GGCGTGCCCAGCTCGGCGCTGCGGGAGATCTGCCTGCTCAAGGAGCTGAAGCATAAGAACATCGTCAG GCTCCACGACGTCCTGCACAGCGACAAGAAGCTGACCCTGGTCTTTGAGTTTTGCGACCAG GACCTGAAGAAATACTTCGATAGCTGCAATGGGGACTTGGACCCGGAGATCGTCAAG TCGTTCATGTACCAGCTGCTGAAGGGCCTCGCTTTCTGCCACAGCCGCAACGTCCTGCACCGAGACCTCAAACCCCAGAACCTGCTCATCAACCGG AACGGGGAACTCAAACTGGCCGATTTCGGCCTGGCCCGGGCCTTTGGCATCCCCGTGCGCTGTTACTCGGCGGAG GTTGTCACGCTGTGGTATCGGCCCCCGGACGTGCTTTTTGGCGCCAAGCTCTATTCCACCTCCATTGACATGTGGTCAGCCGGCTGCATCTTTGCAG AGCTGGCCAACGCGGGGCGGCCGCTGTTCCCAGGGAACGACGTGGATGACCAGCTGAAAAGGATTTTCCG GCTGCTGGGAACCCCCACGGAGGAGCAGTGGCCAGCCATGGCCAAGCTGCCAGACTACAAG CCATACCCCATGTACcccgccaccacctccctggtcaACGTGGTGCCCAAGCTGAACGCGACCGGCCGGGACCTGCTGCAG AACCTGCTGAAGTGCAACCCGGTGCAGCGGATATCAGCGGAGGAGGCTCTCCAGCACCCCTACTTCACAGACTTCTGCCCTCCTTAG
- the CDK5 gene encoding cyclin-dependent kinase 5 isoform X2 — translation MQKYEKLEKIGEGTYGTVFKAKNRETHEIVALKRVRLDDDDEGVPSSALREICLLKELKHKNIVRLHDVLHSDKKLTLVFEFCDQDLKKYFDSCNGDLDPEIVKNGELKLADFGLARAFGIPVRCYSAEVVTLWYRPPDVLFGAKLYSTSIDMWSAGCIFAELANAGRPLFPGNDVDDQLKRIFRLLGTPTEEQWPAMAKLPDYKPYPMYPATTSLVNVVPKLNATGRDLLQNLLKCNPVQRISAEEALQHPYFTDFCPP, via the exons AGAACCGGGAGACGCACGAGATCGTGGCGCTGAAGCGGGTGCGGCTGGACGATGATGACGAG GGCGTGCCCAGCTCGGCGCTGCGGGAGATCTGCCTGCTCAAGGAGCTGAAGCATAAGAACATCGTCAG GCTCCACGACGTCCTGCACAGCGACAAGAAGCTGACCCTGGTCTTTGAGTTTTGCGACCAG GACCTGAAGAAATACTTCGATAGCTGCAATGGGGACTTGGACCCGGAGATCGTCAAG AACGGGGAACTCAAACTGGCCGATTTCGGCCTGGCCCGGGCCTTTGGCATCCCCGTGCGCTGTTACTCGGCGGAG GTTGTCACGCTGTGGTATCGGCCCCCGGACGTGCTTTTTGGCGCCAAGCTCTATTCCACCTCCATTGACATGTGGTCAGCCGGCTGCATCTTTGCAG AGCTGGCCAACGCGGGGCGGCCGCTGTTCCCAGGGAACGACGTGGATGACCAGCTGAAAAGGATTTTCCG GCTGCTGGGAACCCCCACGGAGGAGCAGTGGCCAGCCATGGCCAAGCTGCCAGACTACAAG CCATACCCCATGTACcccgccaccacctccctggtcaACGTGGTGCCCAAGCTGAACGCGACCGGCCGGGACCTGCTGCAG AACCTGCTGAAGTGCAACCCGGTGCAGCGGATATCAGCGGAGGAGGCTCTCCAGCACCCCTACTTCACAGACTTCTGCCCTCCTTAG